DNA sequence from the Methanobacterium petrolearium genome:
ATGGGTTTTACCCCTATCTAAACTACCCTTCCCACGACTGAAGAAACTGGAAGAATTTTTTGGAAATGATGACGCAGTTTTTGAAGACGGCGTGTATTCTTCGGTTGTTTCGGCAGCACCTGCCTCTTCTCCCTCATATACTTCAGCTCCACCATATTCACTCCTTTGAGCGGAGAATTTCTTGGCTAACACCATTAAACCATCTTTATCAATGGTTTTAATGTTCCTTCTACCAGCATAATTAATTGCACTGTTGGTGAAGTAGGAAGTGGTTACCACCACGACCTTAGAAGCTTTAAGGGTTTTTGCAACCATTTCCATTTCCTTCAAAACGTCTAAACCAACTTCCCATCGGTCATCATAGTTTTTACAGGCTACAACTACTCCAATATCGCCAAGAACGGTGGGCAGAACTCCATATATGTCAATAATGTGTCTGGAGGTCTGGAAGTTTCGGTAGACCTTGAAGCCGGATTCTTCCATTATCCTTGCCATGAACTTTATTAATCTGTTTTTGTCCAATTACCCCACCTTCAAACAGGGATGATTTAACATCAAATCATAATTTCATTATCTATTTGATTATACTATTTGTTTTCTACTTCTTTATACTTAAAACTGTTCCCTTCCTTAACCAGTAATCATCACGCAAACTATTTAGAGGTGAAGGTATAAATTTGCCCCTATGACCATTCTCCTCACTAATGATGATGGGGTAAACTCATCAGGCATCATGGCAGCCAAAAAAGCCGCCGAAAACCTGGGTGAATCTATTGTAGTGGCCCCAGCTACTCAGCAAAGTGGAATAGGACACGCATTGACTCTTTTTGAGCCTGTTAGAGTTACCAACACCAACATGCCTGATGGAACTGAAGCGCATATGGTTTCTGGAACCCCCACCGATGCGGTGATTATAGGAATCTTCCAAATTGCCCAAAAAAAGCCAGATTTAGTTATTTCTGGAATTAACATCGGAGAAAACCTGGGTAAATCTGAGTTAACGACATCTGGGACCATTGGAGCGGCCATGGAAGCTGCTGTTCATGGTGTCCCTGCACTTTCTGTATCATTGCAAGTGACTAGGGATGACATGAAATTCCACGACGGTCAGGTGGGAATAGACTTTTCTCATGCTGAAAAAATGACAGAGAAAGTGGCCAAGATGATACTGGATAAAGGTTTACCAAGTGGAGTTGATTTTTTAAATCTTAACATTCCATCTCACCCTAAAAGTGACGAAATCAAGCTTACAAGTTTGGGTGAGAGAATGTACCGGATACATATTCAAGAACGCCTCGATCCCAGAGGAAGGCCCTACTACTGGATAGATGGGGATTCTGTTGAGGATGATCAAAAAGGCACCGATGTACACACACTTAAACGCGAAAAATGTGCAACAGTAACCCCTATTACTTTGGATTCTACATCTCCTCTCGATCTAATGAATGATTGGCTGGAATAATTGGATTATTTTTAATACAAGTACAATTTTTTTGGGGATGATGGAAGCAATCGAACCATTTAGCTAATTAGTTCGGATTTCCCAAAGGATATTTTCCATGACTATCAAAGTATTCAACAGAAAATAGTTTGTTTATTAAAGTGATTTGATGATGGCCCGAGACGTCCGTAACAGGATAATAAAGAAGGGATCCCTGGTACAATACATTGGAACCAGAACCCAAGGAAAAGTAGAAGAAATATCCACAAACAATAACCGAACATGGGTTCGAATAGATTCCACAGGACTTTTGTACCGTTCTGATTATCTGGAGTTGTTTGATGGCCAACAACAGCCTCAAAAAAAATCAAAAAAGAAAATGAGTATCAAAGAGAAGGTATTGCGTTCCAGAGGATTCAGATCCATAGCTCCCACTGAGATCTCTGATCATAATGATGGTCCGGGGTATGGTGGAGGTTAATCAGTAGTTCATGGTCTTGGATTTGATGGGTATCACCAGTCTCTATTTTTCTGTTCAACCGGGTTCATCAAGGATCATCACTTCTACTGTAGACCAAAGCCATGAATTTAATGGTGATCTTATTGGGTTTTTATCAAAATATTTTCTACTGTAGATTAAATTTATCTTGGAATTGGTTGGCAGAATGAGCATATTTTCTACAGTAGAAGCCATTGAATATGGTCAAAAAAATGTTTATTTTGGTTAAAACGGTCAAAAAAGAGGTTATAGTACTTCTATTCCAAGAATGTCATTGGCACCTTTAAAAACATCCCTGGCAATCTGTGCACTGCCCACTGATCCAGAGGTGGGTGGAAGCATAACTACTCTTCCCATATCTTCAACTCTTTTTTTAAGTGCACTGTAGAAATCAAATGGGTCCTGCATGGATCCCACTGAACCAGTGAGTACCACTCCCTGAAGTTCTTCCTGGGCAACTCCAAACAGACCCCAAATTTCCATCACTATGGTCATGAGCATGGTCTCCATTGCCAGCTGGGCACGGGAATCTCCATTGCGATACTTTTCCAGGAGCACATCCTTGGCATGGGCAACTTTTTCATCTATCCCTGCCACTTTAACCGCCCCTGCACGGGAAAAACACTGATTGGCAGTGCGCGTGCCTTCATCAATATCACGAATCATCTTCAGATCAAGGGGACCATGAACAATACCCATGGAACCAAGACAGGCATCCACAGCTCCTTTGATTTTCCTGTTCTCCAGAAGAATGCTGACAGTGTTGGAGCTAATATCAGACACAATGAAATTCTCAAAACCGGTTTCAAGATGGGCATTGTAGCATATACTCACCTTTTCTGCACTGGCATGATGTGAATAAGCCGCTTTGAAACGAGGATCCATACACGGGGTGTTTTTATGCAGCCCGGGAATTAAAACAGTGGGAATTCCTGAGTTTTCAATATCTTCATAAACTGCGGTTCCTCCTCCAGTAACCTTCCCTGCCCCTTCAATGGAGAGAATCCCACGATCTTTAACCTTACTTAAGGGGGTTATTTTGTTTATGCCATCCCCCATGGCATAAGTGATGGCCATTAATTGGATGGAATCAAGTTTGACCCTTTTTGAAAGTTCTTCAACAGCGGAAACATCACCTGCTGAAAGTTCATCCCTACCAATCTTAAAATGAACAGGTTCATCGTGTAAAACTGTAAAAGAAACACCGGTAGTACCATGATCCATACCAACGAATACCATTTTTAGCCCACCATACAGATTTAGGTTATTAAGTATCAAATTAAGGAATTTATCTAATTGAAGATTTTAAAAAAATTGGGAATAAAAAAATAATAGAAGGGTTATTCTTCTAAACCGCAAAGTTTCCGCAGTTTTTTACCCTTTTTTTCAATTTCCAGTTCACT
Encoded proteins:
- a CDS encoding DUF2098 family protein, which translates into the protein MMARDVRNRIIKKGSLVQYIGTRTQGKVEEISTNNNRTWVRIDSTGLLYRSDYLELFDGQQQPQKKSKKKMSIKEKVLRSRGFRSIAPTEISDHNDGPGYGGG
- the surE gene encoding 5'/3'-nucleotidase SurE, producing the protein MTILLTNDDGVNSSGIMAAKKAAENLGESIVVAPATQQSGIGHALTLFEPVRVTNTNMPDGTEAHMVSGTPTDAVIIGIFQIAQKKPDLVISGINIGENLGKSELTTSGTIGAAMEAAVHGVPALSVSLQVTRDDMKFHDGQVGIDFSHAEKMTEKVAKMILDKGLPSGVDFLNLNIPSHPKSDEIKLTSLGERMYRIHIQERLDPRGRPYYWIDGDSVEDDQKGTDVHTLKREKCATVTPITLDSTSPLDLMNDWLE
- a CDS encoding restriction endonuclease; protein product: MDKNRLIKFMARIMEESGFKVYRNFQTSRHIIDIYGVLPTVLGDIGVVVACKNYDDRWEVGLDVLKEMEMVAKTLKASKVVVVTTSYFTNSAINYAGRRNIKTIDKDGLMVLAKKFSAQRSEYGGAEVYEGEEAGAAETTEEYTPSSKTASSFPKNSSSFFSRGKGSLDRGKTHGAFSKSISLPETPGLKPILTNTVSLIIIVFLLSSLITYFMSNGTNTATFGIYKIIIAALLSYGLVLVSDRDLNTILTKGTIVFFVVLVIYVLAIIFF
- a CDS encoding methanogenesis marker 12 protein translates to MVFVGMDHGTTGVSFTVLHDEPVHFKIGRDELSAGDVSAVEELSKRVKLDSIQLMAITYAMGDGINKITPLSKVKDRGILSIEGAGKVTGGGTAVYEDIENSGIPTVLIPGLHKNTPCMDPRFKAAYSHHASAEKVSICYNAHLETGFENFIVSDISSNTVSILLENRKIKGAVDACLGSMGIVHGPLDLKMIRDIDEGTRTANQCFSRAGAVKVAGIDEKVAHAKDVLLEKYRNGDSRAQLAMETMLMTIVMEIWGLFGVAQEELQGVVLTGSVGSMQDPFDFYSALKKRVEDMGRVVMLPPTSGSVGSAQIARDVFKGANDILGIEVL